One genomic region from Argentina anserina chromosome 2, drPotAnse1.1, whole genome shotgun sequence encodes:
- the LOC126782341 gene encoding probable protein phosphatase 2C 72, with protein sequence MGICISCSASARKIQDGNENAMFFGKNIDLSGVQSFGSLYSKAGSKGLNQDSAILYQGYGVGDASLCGVFDGHGKNGHIVSEMVKNHLPALLQSQMQALEQFTLVTKSDGEKNYDDKTDTESKPSKNFKKWEDALCNAFRVMDKEIKLQQDLDCSCSGTTAVIALRQGKDLYIANLGDSRAILGTMTENGIKGIQLTTDLKPGVPSESERIRACNGRVFALEQEKHIQRVWLPHELLPGLAMSRAFGDFVLKDHGIIAVPDVSHRCLTSEDQFIVLATDGVWDVLTNNEVASIVWEAKTAEEAARTVTETAIATWKTKYPASKIDDCTVVCLFFSSL encoded by the exons ATGGGAATCTGCATATCCTGCTCTGCTTCAGCTCGAAAGATTCAAGATGGCAATGAAAATGCAATGTTCTTTGGAAAGAACATCGATCTCTCTGGGGTTCAGAGCTTTGGTTCTCTTTATTCCAAGGCAGGAAGCAAAGGACTAAACCAAGACAGTGCCATTCTTTACCAG GGCTATGGAGTCGGAGATGCATCTCTCTGTGGAGTTTTTGACGGGCATGGAAAGAATGGTCACATAGTGAGTGAGATGGTGAAGAATCACCTACCAGCACTACTACAAAGCCAAATGCAAGCTCTCGAACAATTCACTCTAGTAACAAAATCAGATGGTGAGAAGAATTACGACGACAAAACTGATACAGAATCAAAACCAAGCAAGAATTTTAAGAAGTGGGAAGATGCACTTTGTAATGCCTTCAGAGTCATGGACAAGGAAATTAAGCTGCAACAGGATTTGGACTGCTCTTGTAGTGGAACCACTGCTGTTATTGCTTTAAGACAG GGGAAGGACCTTTATATAGCTAATCTGGGTGACTCAAGAGCCATCCTGGGAACAATGACTGAGAATGGAATTAAAGGCATTCAATTAACCACTGATCTAAAGCCTGGTGTACCAA GTGAATCTGAACGAATAAGAGCATGCAATGGTCGAGTGTTTGCACTGGAGCAAGAAAAGCACATCCAGAGAGTGTGGTTGCCCCATGAACTCCTTCCAGGTCTAGCCATGTCACGAGCTTTCGGGGACTTTGTGCTCAAAGATCATGGCATCATTGCCGTCCCGGATGTCTCCCATCGCTGCCTGACCTCCGAAGATCAGTTCATTGTTCTTGCAACTGATGGGGTATGGGATGTGCTTACCAACAATGAAGTTGCATCTATTGTGTGGGAAGCCAAGACTGCAGAGGAAGCTGCTAGGACAGTGACTGAGACGGCTATAGCAACATGGAAAACGAAGTACCCAGCTTCTAAGATAGACGACTGCACTGTGGTCTGTCTCTTTTTTAGTTCATTGTAA
- the LOC126782340 gene encoding vacuolar-processing enzyme-like, translating into MTRLAAVLLLFLVSLSSSATSTRDLTGGVLRLPSETSRFFRPGDDQQGEGTVGTRWAVLIAGSNGYWNYRHQADICHAYQLLKKGGLKDENIIVFMYDDIAYNEENPRQGVIINSPHGDDVYKGVPKDYTGEEVTVNNFFAAILGNKSAIAGGSGKVVDSGPNDHIFIYYSDHGGPGVLGMPTSPYIYADSLIEVLKKKHAAGTYESLVFYLEACESGSIFEGLLPEGLNIFATTASNAEESSWGTYCPGEYPSPPPEYETCLGDLYSVAWMEDSDIHNLRSETLHQQYELVKSRTASENSAYGSHVMQYGDIPLSKNNLFVYMGTNPANDNYTFMPQNFLRPSSKAVNQRDADLVHFWHKYRKAPEGSPRKAQAQKEFLEAMSHRMHIDESMKLIGKLLFGIKKGPEVLSAVRPAGQPLVDDWDCLKTMVRNFETYCGSLSQYGMKHMRSLANICNAGMTKEQMTEASAQACVNVPSGRWSSLHRGFSA; encoded by the exons ATGACTCGCTTGGCCGccgtcctcctcctcttcctcgtCTCCCTCTCTTCTTCCGCCACCAGCACCCGCGACCTCACCGGAGGCGTCTTGCGTTTGCCGTCGGAAACCTCGAGATTTTTCCGGCCCGGCGACGATCAGCAGGGCGAAGGCACCGTCGGCACGCGGTGGGCCGTTTTGATCGCCGGTTCCAATGGATACTGGAATTACAGGCATCAG GCTGATATATGCCACGCGTATCAATTATTGAAGAAAGGTGGGCTGAAAGATGAGAATATAATTGTGTTTATGTATGATGATATTGCTTACAATGAAGAAAACCCTAGGCAAGGAGTCATCATCAACAGTCCTCATGGTGATGATGTTTATAAAGGAGTCCCCAAG GATTACACTGGTGAAGAGGTTACTGTTAATAACTTCTTTGCTGCAATTCTTGGAAATAAAAGTGCTATTGCAGGGGGTAGTGGGAAGGTCGTGGACAGTGGTCCGAATGATCATATCTTCATATATTATTCCGATCATGGCGGTCCTGGAGTTCTTG GGATGCCTACCAGTCCTTATATTTATGCTGACAGCCTCATAGAAGTCCTGAAGAAGAAGCATGCTGCAGGAACATATGAAAGCTTG GTATTTTATCTTGAAGCTTGTGAATCCGGAAGTATCTTTGAGGGTCTTCTTCCTGaaggtttgaatatctttGCAACCACAGCATCAAATGCAGAAGAGAGCAGTTGGGGGACTTACTGCCCAGGAGAGTATCCTAGTCCTCCCCCAGAATATGAAACCTGTTTGGGTGACTTGTATAGTGTTGCTTGGATGGAAGATAG TGACATTCACAACCTGAGGTCAGAGACTTTACACCAGCAGTATGAATTG GTCAAATCAAGGACTGCAAGTGAGAATTCTGCTTATGGATCTCATGTCATGCAATATGGTGATATACCGCTTAGCAAGAACAACCTCTTTGTGTATATGGGGACAAATCCTGCAAATGATAACTACACTTTCATGCCTCAGAACTTCCTGAGGCCATCTTCAAAAGCTGTCAACCAGAGGGATGCTGATCTTGTCCACTTCTGGCATAAG TATCGCAAGGCTCCTGAAGGCTCACCAAGGAAAGCTCAAGCCCAAAAAGAATTTCTCGAAGCAATGTCTCACAGAATGCATATAGATGAAAGCATGAAACTTATTGGAAAACTTCTGTTTGGAATAAAAAAAGGTCCAGAGGTCCTCAGCGCTGTACGACCTGCTGGACAGCCACTTGTTGATGACTGGGACTGCCTTAAGACAATG GTGAGGAATTTTGAGACATATTGCGGATCTTTATCTCAATACGGGATGAAACACATGCGGTCATTGGCAAACATCTGCAATGCTGGAATGACAAAGGAGCAGATGACCGAGGCTTCAGCACAAGCCTGTGTCAATGTTCCTTCTGGCCGATGGAGCTCTCTGCACAGGGGATTCAGTGCATAA
- the LOC126782342 gene encoding uncharacterized protein LOC126782342: protein MEGEDSILDSLYDDDGEDVEMLDVEEGELVELESLNGTVKGSGVDLESQNGSVQGSGGNDESGANQEHQSKGSKNKRKKRRNRRKNSAAGPRTNVFDLDRFVSQTCRNLGENKSYMVYTAVACLGVAALCDLIKEVNAIQACGGQMTANGRRLKTGGGLLWNIIKARDPKAYKEIMKKAKEFEKQFKGPYSRQAPTSQSKVELSQVVDPSSKDGTPVKVSNDLQHVTEMTKIPEQTRDNQSNPQSKHVSVRDRLRVPVSYDDELLAEEHKENAL, encoded by the exons ATGGAAGGAGAAGATAGCATATTGGATTCActatatgatgatgatggtgaggATGTCGAAATGCTCGATGTCGAAGAAGGAGAGCTTGTGGAGCTTGAATCACTAAATGGAACCGTAAAGGGGAGTGGTGTGGATCTTGAATCACAGAATGGCTCGGTACAGGGAAGCGGTGGGAATGATGAGAGTGGAGCAAACCAAGAGCATCAGAGCAAGGGTAGCAAGAataagaggaagaagaggagaaaTAGGAGAAAGAACAGCGCCGCCGGCCCGAGGACTAATGTATTTGACTTAGACAG GTTTGTTTCGCAGACGTGTAGAAATCTGGGAGAGAATAAATCCTACATGGTGTACACTGCTGTTGCTTGTCTGGGAGTTGCTGCATTGTGTGATCTCATCAAAGAG GTGAATGCAATCCAGGCATGTGGAGGTCAGATGACTGCTAATGGCAGACGTTTGAAGACGGGTGGTGGTCTGCTGTGGAATATCATCAAAGCACGAGATCCAAAGGCCTATAAAGAGATCATGAAGAAAGCAAAGGAATTTGAG AAGCAATTCAAGGGACCTTATAGTAGACAGGCACCGACAAGCCAAAGTAAAGTAGAATTATCCCAAGTAGTTGACCCTTCATCAAAGGATGGGACTCCAGTCAAAGTTTCAAATGATTTGCAGCATGTAACTGAAATGACTAAAATTCCTGAGCAGACTCGAGACAATCAGTCAAATCCTCAAAGTAAACACGTTTCTGTTCGTGATAGGTTGAGGGTACCTGTTTCATATGATGATGAGCTGCTAGCAGAAGAACACAAAGAAAATGCACTTTGA
- the LOC126782485 gene encoding uncharacterized protein LOC126782485 → MEKDCLRHTNINDPKNIRERTGGDSSLLLRSSPDKTTTSEFVLQWGNRKRLRCMKIQVKDDSSGVPVTRTTVRVDRRVIRSDKDSSTTNGYLNLRQRPSSPQQPPLQRVLRNSETSSAAMRAHQSNGGAVRGIASPDRAGDKKGTANNHHNYHHNDNHHKSAASSDSKKGGSSSGSGDAAAPPVVWPPKFVIALTNKEKEEDFMAIKGSKLPQRPKKRAKFIQRTVNLVTPGAWLCDLTLERYEVREKKISKKRPRGLKAMGTMVESDSE, encoded by the exons ATGGAAAAAGACTGTTTGAGGCACACCAATATTAACGACCCCAAGAATATTAGAGAGAGAACCGGAGGGGATAGCTCACTTCTGTTGAGATCTAGTCCTGATAAAACGACGACGTCCGAGTTCGTTTTGCAGTGGGGGAATCGTAAGCGGCTCCGGTGCATGAAGATTCAGGTTAAGGATGACTCCAGCGGTGTCCCGGTTACCCGAACCACTGTTCGGGTCGACCGCCGGGTCATCCGATCCGACAAGGACTCGTCAACCACCAACGGGTATTTAAATCTCCGTCAACGACCGTCATCGCCGCAACAACCGCCACTTCAGCGTGTCCTCAG AAACTCGGAGACTTCAAGTGCAGCTATGAGAGCCCATCAGAGCAACGGAGGAGCTGTTAGGGGAATTGCTTCGCCTGACAGGGCCGGTGATAAGAAAGGTACAGCTAACAACCACCACAACTATCACCATAATGACAATCACCACAAGTCGGCCGCGTCTTCCGATAGCAAGAAGGGTGGCTCGTCATCGGGGAGCGGCGACGCGGCTGCACCGCCGGTGGTGTGGCCGCCCAAGTTCGTGATTGCCTTGACCAACAAAGAGAAGGAAGAGGATTTCATGGCCATTAAGGGATCCAAGCTTCCTCAGAGACCCAAAAAGAGAGCAAAGTTCATCCAACGCACTGTCAAT CTGGTAACCCCGGGTGCATGGTTGTGTGATCTGACTCTAGAACGGTACGAGGTCAGAGAGAAGAAGATCTCCAAGAAG AGACCGAGAGGATTGAAGGCGATGGGTACCATGGTTGAGTCGGACTCGGAATAG